A single Triticum dicoccoides isolate Atlit2015 ecotype Zavitan chromosome 2A, WEW_v2.0, whole genome shotgun sequence DNA region contains:
- the LOC119358052 gene encoding uncharacterized protein LOC119358052, which yields MPRVSLWRARDAERRAEQQREPNCFSGRSRPFVCGIPPEFCGIPVAVSLDLRGNDLAGVRWARSSTRAPPTSTTTRGYAGFRSRSSAPERGKNPADEPWNEPWCSGAGWKAAEASVVAYGVDSGRHCGGGHRCRASAAVAVPEDCSSAASEDWFRQARLAAVKWILETRGCFGFGHRTAYLAIAYFDRFFLRRRVDRAAMPWAARLLSVACVSVAAKMEEYCAPALLELDAGGGYEFCSASVRRMELLVLSTLGWRMAAVTPFDYLPCFSSRLDRHDGRGGGGHDPARVALKSIGSIFATAEAGSVLDYRPSTVAAAAILAASYEALLTKEALESKMDNLSPSCPIEKEHVHACYSMMVDDLKSRIMSHGKRSLPCSDSNEVAISTYDSVLVDDVADTAAFIAAVSEMNKQIRLAAGWRHRVQGRPRPRHRRSRRRLSEPNDGDGTESGWRRRRAFEAEAAPIAYVATAEHGDAATALHPQKRWLRPAGFLVVFRGWCSSFGGGSGQSSAARCSSTGGTTMNERP from the exons ATGCCGCGCGTCAGCCTCTGGCGCGCGCGTGACGCCGAGAGGAGGGCAGAGCAGCAGCGAGAGCCCAACTGTTTCTCCGGCCGCTCG aggcccttcgtCTGCGGGATCCCGCCGGAGTTCTGCGGCATTCCCGTGGCTGTCAGCCTTGACCTCCGGGGGAACGACCTCGCCGGCGTGAGGTGGGCTCGCTCGTCAACCAGGGCCCCACCGACTTCGACGACAACCCGAGGCTATGCAGGTTTCCGCTCAAGATCGAGTGCGCCGGAGAGAGGGAAGAATCCCGCAGACGAACCCTGGAATGAACCCTGGTGCAGCGGCGCAGGTTGGAAGGCCGCCGAAGCGTCGGTCGTCGCCTACGGTGTCGATTCCGGCCGTCATTGTGGTGGCGGCCATCGTTGCCGGGCTAGTGCTGCAGTGGCAGTGCCGGAGGACTGCTCGTCGGCCGCTTCCGAGGACTGGTTCCGGCAGGCGCGCCTCGCCGCCGTCAAATGGATCCTTGAA ACTCGGGGCTGCTTCGGGTTCGGCCACCGCACGGCGTACCTGGCCATCGCCTACTTCGACCGCTTCTTCCTCCGGCGACGTGTCGAT AGGGCGGCCATGCCGTGGGCGGCGCGCCTCCTGTCCGTGGCCTGCGTCTCCGTGGCGGCCAAGATGGAGGAGTACTGCGCGCCGGCGCTGTTGGAGCTCGACGCCGGCGGCGGCTACGAGTTCTGCTCCGCCTCCGTCCGCCGGATGGAGCTGCTCGTGCTGTCCACGCTCGGTTGGCGCATGGCCGCCGTTACGCCGTTCGACTACCTCCCTTGCTTCTCCTCCCGGCTCGACCGGCACgacggccgtggcggcggcgggcaTGACCCCGCCCGCGTCGCCCTCAAGTCCATCGGCTCCATCTTTGCCACAGCCGAAG CCGGCAGTGTGCTGGATTACAGGCCATCTACTGTGGCTGCAGCTGCAATCTTGGCTGCATCCTATGAAGCTCTACTGACCAAAGAAGCACTGGAGTCCAAGATGGACAATCTATCTCCATCATGCCCCATTGAGAAG GAGCATGTACATGCCTGCTACAGCATGATGGTTGACGACTTGAAAAGCAGAATTATGAGCCATGGCAAGAGATCATTGCCATGTTCAGACTCCAATGAAGTTGCCATCAGTACATATGATTCTGTTCTTGTTGATGATGTTGCTGACACCGCCGCCTTCATCGCAGCTGTGTCGGAGATGAACAAGCAGATCAGACTGGCAGCTGGATGGCGGCATCGTGTACAGGGTCGTCCCCGGCCGCGGCACCGACGTAGCCGCCGCCGTCTCAGTGAGCCCAACGACGGCGATGGCACTGAGTCCGGGTGGCGCCGGCGCCGTGCCTTTGAGGCCGAGGCTGCACCCATTGCCTATGTTGCCACTGCCGAGCACGGAGACGCGGCCACAGCCTTGCATCCGCAGAAGAGATGGTTGCGTCCAGCAGGATTCCTCGTCGTATTCCGTGGCTGGTGTTCATCATTTGGTGGAGGCTCAGGACAGAGTAGCGCCGCCCGCTGCAGCTCGACGGGTGGCACAACAATGAACGAGAGACCATGA